The Bacillota bacterium sequence TCTTGGGACGGCAGCGATCCCGTGGAGGATTACTGCCGGCAGGCGGTAGGGGCGGGACTGCATGGGATCATCTTCACCGACCACGTGGAGCTGGACCCGGAAGGAAAAGGCTACCGCCGGTACGACTATGATCAGGCCCGGGCGCGTGTGGAAGAGGCCAGAGTGAAACATCCCGAGCTGAGGCTGGGCCTGGGTGTGGAGGTGACATACCTGCCCTCCCTGGAGGGGGAAATCCGCAGCTTCTTGCGGGGGCGGGAATTCGATATGGTGATCGGGTCGTTGCATCAGGTGCAGGGGGTCGACTGTTCCGATCCGAGGCAGGCGGCCAGGGTCTGGAGCGGTGAGCTGGACCCCCGAGCCCTCCTGGATGCGTATTTCACCGGGCTGCGCGCTGCGGTGGAAAGCGGCCTCTTCGACGTGCTGGGGCACCCGGACGTTTTCCTGCGCCTGGGAGTCGAGCACTGGCGGCATGTGGCAGAGGAGATCTCGCACCGGATGGGGGAAGTCCTCAGCCTGGTGGTGCAGGCACCCCTGGCCATAGAAGTGAACACTTCCGGTCTCAGGCACGGGGTCGGACATCCGCATCCCGGACCGGATACCGTGGCTGCCTACCGCAGTCGGGGAGGCACCCTCATCACCATGGGATCCGACGCCCACCGGGTGTCTCAACTGGCATGGGGTTTCCCCGAGGTGGCGGGCCAGTTGTGGAACCTGGGGTTTCGCCAGGTGTACTTCTATGAGGGCAGGCGACCGGTGGCCCTGCCTCTTCCCCGTCCGCGGGAGCAGCCGGGGGCTCCTCCTGGCGGAGATTCGCCCTGAGGAGCCGTTCGGGGAGCCGGCGTTGAGCGGGTGGCCGTCGGGCCGGGCGGGGGCTGGCCTGGGGCGGGGGATGATGAGTGCTGGGCAGGACTTGGGGGTGTACGCTCACCGGCCTGGATGCAGTGCCGGTGCGGGTGGAGTGCGACGTGGGGCCGGGCCTGCCCGGCGTGCAGGTGGTGGGTCTGGCCGGGACCTCGGTGAAAGAAGCTACGGCGCGGGTGCGTTCGGCGGTGCGCAACTCCGGGCTGGATTTCCCCTTGCGCCGGATAACCGTGAATCTGGCTCCCGCCGACGTGCACAAGGCCTCGCCCGGGCTGGACCTGCCCGTGGCGACTGCCATCCTGGCCGCCTCCGGGCAACTGGGCAAGCGCGACCTGGATTCCTGGTTCCTGGCGGGGGAACTGGGACTGGACGGTCAGGTGCGGGCCGTGGCCGGTATCCTCCCCATGGCTATCCTGGCCGCCCGCCAGGGCAAGGGACTGGTGGTGCCGGCGGCGGGAGCCCGGCAGGCGGCGGCGGTGGAGGGCCTGCAGGTGCGCACCCTGAACCGCTTGTCCGACCTGGTGGCCTGGTCGCGGGGAGAAAGGGAGCTTCCCGCTCCTACCCTGCGTCCCCCAGAACCGGTGACCGTAGATGGTCCCGACCTGGCCGACGTGCGCGGGCACGAACTGCCCAAGCGGGCGTTGCTGTGCGCCGCCGCCGGTGGGCACCATCTGGTCCTGGTGGGACCGCCGGGCGCGGGCAAGACCATGCTGGCCTCCTGTTTGCCGCGTTTGTTGCCATTCCTCTCGGGAGAAGAGTCCCTGGAAGTGAGCCGGATCTGGAGCGTGGCTGGCCTCCTCGCGGGAGACGACGGGCTCGTGCGGCAGCGACCCTGGCGGGCCCCCCATCCCCATCTGGGGCGGGCAGCCATGGTGGGCGGAGGTAACCATCCGGTGAGGCCGGGCGAGGTGAGCCTGGCTCACCTGGGGGTACTGTTCCTGGACGAGATGAACCGCTTTGCAGGGCCGGTGCTGGAATCCCTGCGTGGCCCCCTGGAGGAGGGCCGGGTGACCCTGGGGCGACTGGGGGAGGGGGTAACCTACCCGGCCCGCTTCATGCTGGTGGCGGCCATGAACCCGTGCCACTGCGGGCGGTTGGGCGATCCCGATCACCCGTGCACCTGCACGGGCCACCAGGTTCGTCAGTACTGGGACCGGTTGTCCGGCCCCCTCCTCGACCGCATCGACATCCAGGTCGAGGTGCGCCGCATGCCCTGGGAGGAGTGGATGGACGCGCCGGGCGGGCCCCCGTCGGACCAGGCCCGCGCCCTGGTCGTCCAAGCCCGGGAACGGCAGGTCCACCGCTTGCGGCGGGTGGGGAAAAAACTCAATGCGGAGATGGGCTCTCGCGAGGTGAATGCCTTTTGCCGGCTTTCCCCGGAGGCGGAAAGGTTGCTGGGGGAGGGATTTGCCCGGCTGGGGCTCAGCGGCCGCGGTTACTACCGCCTCCTCAAGGTGGCGCGTACTCTGGCCGACCTGGACGGTCAGGCCCGGGTGGGGGTGGAGCACGTGGGACAGGCCCTTCAGTTCCGGTGCGTGCATTTTCTGCGTCCCGGCTCCCGGGTAGGGGAAGCGGGAGGGGACAGCGAAATTGAACGGCGGTAACCTGCACCACACGAAAGGATGGGGACTACAATCATGAACCGGTACAGCGCAGAAGGCTTGCGGCAGGTAGATCCGGAAGTCGCACAGGCTCTGGCCCACGAGTTGCACCGACAGCAGGAGGGCCTGGAACTGATCGCGTCGGAAAACTACGCTCCGCCCGAGGTCATGTGGGCACAAGGATCGGTGCTCACTAACAAATATGCGGAAGGCCTGCCCGGGGCGCGCTACTACGGCGGCTGCGAATACGTGGACGTGGTGGAGAGCCTCGCCCGCGAGCGGGCTAAGAGGCTGTTCGAGGCCGAGCACGCCAACGTGCAGCCCCACGCCGGGGCGCAGGCCAACAGTGCGGTTTACTTCGCCGTGCTCCGGCCCGGTGACGTGGTCATGGGCATGGACCTTGCCCACGGGGGCCACCTCACCCACGGGCACCCCCTGAACATATCGGGGAAGTACTACCGGTTCGTCCCTTACGGCGTGCGCCGGGATACCGAAACTATCGACTACGATCAGGTGGCGCAACTGGCCCGGGAACACCGGCCCCGCCTGATCGTGGCGGGAGCGAGTGCCTATCCCCGCTTCATCGATTTTGCCCGTATCGCCCAGATAGGGGAGGACGTGGGCGCCATGGTGATGGTGGACATGGCCCACATCGCCGGTCTGGTTGCCGCCGGGGTGCATCCCAGTCCCGTCCCCCACGCCGACTTCGTGACCACCACCACCCACAAGACCCTGCGGGGTCCCCGCGGTGGCCTCATTCTGTGCCGTGCCCGGTACGCCGAGGAAATCGACCGGGCGGTGTTCCCCGGCATCCAGGGAGGCCCGCTCATGCACGTCATTGCTGCCAAAGCGGTGGCCCTCAAGATGGCGATGGGGGAGGAGTTCCGGCGTTACCAGGAGCAGGTGGTCAAGAACGCCCGCGTGCTGGCCGAGGAACTCATGCGCGAGGGGTTCCGGCTGGTGTCGGGCGGCACCGACAATCACCTCATGCTGGTGGATGTGAGCGTGCGCGGCCTCACCGGCAAGAAGGCAGAGCAGATGCTGGGTGAGGCGGGCATCACCGTTAACAAGAACACCATCCCCTTCGACACCAGGGGGGCCAAGGTGGCCAGCGGTATCCGGGTGGGTACGCCGGCGGTGACCACCCGGGGCATGAAGGAAGGGGAAATGCGCCTGATCGCGCGCCTGATGGGGGACGTGCTGTTGCGGGGAGTTCCTGCCCAGCGGGTGCTAGCTGAGGTGAAGGAACTGTGTGCGGCCTTCCCCCTCTACCCCGGCTTCCCCGTGTGACCGCCGGGTCGAACAGGCGTTGACGCTGCTGGCCCATCCATGGTATGATCTGGCACGCAGTTTCGGTAGTTTCGGTGGAAATGGGGGAATGCGGTGGGAGAGGACGCCCGACGCCTGATCCCCGGAGTGGGAGTATTGCTCGGGGATCCTGCCGTGAAGGAACTGGCCCGGGGGTACCCGCAGGCCCTGGTTTCCTGGGTGCTGGGGGAACTGGCAGCCAGATTGCGCCACGAACTTGAGCGGGGGCGTACCGTTTCCGACCCCACGGGGTGGATCAGGGAGCGTTTGCCTGCTGCTTTGCGGGCCGCTCGCTTCCCGCTTCGCCGCGTTTACAACGCCACCGGGGTGGTGCTGCACACCAACCTGGGGCGGGCGCCCCTTGCTCGCCGTGCGGTGGAGGCGGTAGCGGCCCTGGCAGGGAAGTATTCCAACCTGGAATTCGACCTGGAAGCGGGACAGCGGGGGTCACGCTACGTGCATGCGGTGGGGTTGCTACGCCTCCTCACCGGGGCAGAGGACGCCCTGGTGGTCAACAACAATGCGGCGGCCGTGCTCCTGTGCCTGGCCGCCCTGGCGCGCGACCGCCAGGTGGTGGTATCCCGCGGTGAACTGGTGGAGATCGGGGGCGGCTTCCGCATCCCCGAGGTGATGGCCGAAAGCGGCGCCCACCTGGTGGAGGTGGGGACCACCAACCGCACCCGCCTGGAGGATTACGAGCGGGCGATTGGACCGGAAACCGCCCTTTTGCTCAAGGTACACCGCAGCAACTTCCGCATGGAGGGTTTCACCGCCGAGGTTACCTGGCCGGAACTGGTGCAACTGGGCCGATCCCGTGGCATCCCCGTCATGTTCGACCTGGGGTCGGGTTGCCTCTTCGACCTGGCTGCGGCCGGCGTGGGTGACGAGCCTTTGGTATCGCGGGTGGTGGCTCAGGGAGGAGACCTGATCACCTTCAGCGGAGATAAGTTGCTGGGAGGCCCCCAGGCCGGCATCATCGTGGGTCGGGCCGAAATCGTCTCCCGCCTGCGTCGCCACCCCTTGCTCCGGGCGCTGCGGGTGGACAAGATGACGCTGGCCGCCCTCTCTGCCACGCTTGCCCTCTACCTGGAAGCCGATCCCCCCGCACACATCCCCGTGCTCGCCAGCCTTGTGGTGAGCGCTCCCGAGTTGCGGGCGCGGGCCGAGCGGTTGCGCCGGCTCCTCAGCCGTCGGCTCACTCCGGGCACCGGGGTCAACATCGGTGTTGTGCCCGCACGCTCGACACCCGGAGGGGGATCGCTGCCCGGCGTCGAATTGCCCAGTTATGCCGTCGCTATCCGCGCCCCGGGGGGTGCCGAGCATCTGGCAGCGCGGCTGCGAGGGGCACCCGTTCCCGTGCTGGCCCGCGTGCAGGGAGAGCAGGTGCTGCTGGATGTGCGGACCCTTCTTGACGGCGAACTGCCCGAGGTGGCGGACCAGGTAGCGGCGGTGCTGAATGCGGAGGTGGCGGAGGATGGAGTACTTCCTGACTGAGGAGCAGGCGATGATCAAAGATCTCGCCCGGCGGGTGGCCCGGGAGCGGATCTTACCGGTGGCGGCGGAGCTGGACGAAAAAGAAGAATTCCCCCGCGAGATCCTGGAATGGCTGGGGGAAACCGACCTGCTGGGGGTGGGTATCCCGGAGGAATACGGTGGCTTGGGAGGGGGGGTGCTGGAGACCTGCCTGGCCGTGGAGGAGATATCCTGGGCCTGCCCGGGGGTGGCCACCTCTTACGCGGCCAACTGGCTGGGTATCATGCCCATCCTGCTGGCCGGTACCGAGGAGCAGAAGCAGAAGTTCGTACGCCCGGTGGCGGAGGGCAAGAAGATGGCTGCCTTCTGCCTGACGGAGGCCGAGGCCGGCTCCGACGCGGGTGCCATACGCACCACGGCCCGCCGCGAGGGTGACACATACGTGCTGGAAGGCACCAAGCAGTGGATCACCAACGGGGGTGAGGCGGACATCTATACCGTGATCGCCCTCACGGCTCCCGAGAAAGGGGCGCGGGGGGCCAGTTGTTTCGTGGTGGAGAAGGGAACGCCCGGGCTGGGATTCGGGCGGAAGGAAAAGAAGATGGGCATCCGGGCATCGGCCACCCGGGAGGTGGTATTCACCGGGTGCCGCATTCCGGCGAGCCAACTGGTAGGTCGGGAAGGGCAGGGGTTCCCTATCGCCATGCGCACTCTGGACCGGGCCCGGCCCGGGGTGGGGGCGCAGGCGGTGGGCCTGGCCCAGGGGGCCCTCGATCGGGCCATCGCCTACGCCCGCCAGCGGGTGCAGTTCGGCAAGCCCATCATCACCTTCCAGGCGATCGGGCATATGCTGGCGGACATGGCCACGCAGGTGGAAGCCGCGCGTGCCCTGGTGTACGCAACCGCCCGCACCATCGATGCGGGGGCCCGGGATTTCGCCAAGGAATCGGCCATGGCCAAGTTGTTTGCTTCCGACGTGGCCATGCGGGTGGCGATCGACGCGGTGCAGATCTTCGGCGGTTACGGTTACATGCGGGACTATCCGGTGGAAAAGCTCATGCGGGATGCCAAGATCACCCAGATCTACGAGGGGACCAATCAGATCCAGCGCAATGTGATCGCCCAGGAACTGTTGCGGGAAAGTGCACGCAAAGGTGGTTGATGCCATGAAGATCATCGTTCTCATCAAGCAGGTTCCCGAGAGCACGGAGGTGCGCATCAACCCGGAGACCAACACGCTGATCAGGGAAGGGGTCAAGGGCATCATCAACCCGTTCGACACCTACGCCCTTGAGGAAGGGGTGCTGATCAGGGAGCGCCTGGGGGGGCAGGTGGTGGTGGTGAGCATGGGTCCGCCGCAGGCGCGGGAGGCTCTGCAGGATGCCATTGCGGTGGGGGCGGATGAGGCCGTCCTCCTTTCCGACCGTGCTTTTGCGGGGGCGGACACCCTGGCCACCTCGCGGGCGCTGGCGGGGGCCATCCGCAAGCTGGAGCCTTACGACCTCATCATCTGCGGCAAGCAGGCCATCGACGGGGATACCGCCCAGGTGGGTCCGGAGGTGGCGGAGCTGCTGGGCATACCGCACGTGACTTACGTGCGCAAGATCAGGGAACTGGAACCCGGTCGGGCTGTGGTGGAGCGCATGGTGGAGGGAGCTGTGGAGACGGTGGAGATGTCGTTGCCGGGCCTGATCACGGTGGTGAAGGACATCAACCAGCCCCGCATTCCTTCCCTGAAGGGGATCATGAAGGCGCGGCGGGCCACCATCCCGGTGTGGACTCCTGCCGACGTGGGCCTTTCGGAGGAGGAGGTGGGGCTGCGCGGTTCTCCCACGATGGTGGAGAAGATATTCGTGCCCCAGGTGGAGCGGCGGGGTGAGTTGCTGGAGGGTTCCCCTGAAGAAGTGGCAGAGGTGCTGCTTTCGCGGCTGCAATCGGCGGGTGTACTTTAGGGGGTGCTGTTGTTGGGTCCAGAGGGATTTGTCAATCTGATTGAGGTACTGGCCGACCGGTGCACCGGCTGCGAATCGTGCCTGGGCGTGTGTCCCACCGGTGCCATCAGCATGCGGGAAGGGACTGCTTACATTGGTGAAGGGTGCAACCTGTGTCGGGCCTGTCTCTCCGTGTGTCCGGTTGAGGCCATCGTCGTGCACGAGCCCGAGCGGGGCGAGGCTGCGGAGGGTCAGGGGGTGTGGGTGTTTGTGGAGCATCGTCGGGGCCGGGTGGCCCCGGTGGTGTACGAGTTGCTGGGGCAGGCGCGCCAGCTGGCTGGGCGGTTGGGTGCGGCGGTGAGTGCTGTGCTGGTGGGGGAGGGGGTTGCTCCCCTGGCGGGGGAGCTGGTTGCCCGTGGGGCTGACCAGGTGCTGGTGGTGGAGGATCCTGCCCTTTCTGATCTGCGGGAGGAGCCGGTGGCTGCTGCCCTGGCGGATCTGGTGTGGGAACGCAAACCGGAGATCTTTCTTTTCGGGGCCACGGCTCTGGGGCGGTCCCTGGCGCCCCGGCTGGCGGCCAGGCTGGGCACGGGGTTGACGGCGGACTGCACGGGGCTGGATATCGATCCCGAGCGCCGGCTGCTGGTGCAGACCCGGCCGGCGTTTGGTGGTAATCTCATGGCCGTGGTGATCTGCCCGCGCCACCGGCCCCAGATGGCCACTGCCCGTCCGCGGGTGTTCCGTCCCCTGGCTCCCGACCCGGGCCGGCGGGGGGAGATTGTCTCTTTCCCGGTGGACGGGTCGCGGCTTCTTTGCCGCACGCGGTTGCTGGAATATGCCGAAGAGGTTACCGAGACCGTAAAGCTGGAGGATGCGGACATCATCGTGGCGGGAGGGCGGGGCCTGGGAGGTCCCGAGAGTTTTTCGCTCCTGTTCGAGCTGGCGCGCCTGCTGGGGGGAGCGGTGGGTGCCTCGCGGGCGGCGGTGGACGCGGGCTGGATTCCCTACTACCACCAGGTGGGGCAGACGGGGAAGACGGTGGCGCCCAAGGTGTACATTGCGGTAGGGATTTCGGGGGCCATCCAGCACCTGGCGGGCATGAGTTCCGCCGACGTGATCGTGGCCATCAACAAGAACCCCCAGGCTCCCATTTTCAAGGTGGCCAACTACGGCATCGTGGGTGATCTGTTCGCGGTCATCCCCGCTCTCATCGAGGTGATCAGGAAGAAGAGGCAGTGAGGCGCGCAGGAGCGCGACAGCGCATGGCCGCGTGCGCACGAGCTTTGTAGACCTGCGCGGGGAGTGGTGTGCCCCTAAGGCGACAGACGGCTCCAGGCGGGCAGTGACAGGGCGTGCCCAGGCATGTACAATGTTGTCGGATAGTCCCAGATCTTGTCGGGGCATCCATTTCTGGTTAGATACAGGAGCAGTGGGGGCAGATGGACGTGCGCATGCGGCAATGGTTGCTGGTGGCACTGATTGTAGGGATGCTGGTGGGGTCGCCCCCCGTTCTGGCTGCACGCCTGCTGGCTCAGGGAGCGGCGGGCCCGGACGTGGTCCGGTTGCAGCAGCAATTGCAGCAGGCGGGGTTCGACCCCGGCCCGGCGGACGGCGTATTCGGGCCCCGCACCGCCGCGGCCGTGAGGGCTTTCCAGCGCGCGCGGGGGCTGATGGTGGACGGGATCGTGGGCCCGCTCACATGGGTGGCGCTGGAGGAGGGGACGCGGAAAGGCCCCGTGGTGGTGGGATATTTCTACGGGCCCGGTGCGGGGGAGTCTCTGTGGTCTTACGGCCAGCACCTGACGGCGGTGGCCGATTTCGCTTTCCGCCTCAGTCCTTACGGGTACGTGTCCGGTGAGCCCAGCCCCGATGTGCTGGCGTTCTGCCGGCAAACGGGAGCCCGGGGCTGGATGGTGGTGACCAACGAGAGTTCCGTTGGGTTCGATCCCCGCCTGGCCCACCAGCTGCTTTCCTCTACGCAGGCCCGCCAGCGGGCGGCGAACTCGCTGAAGGGTCTCTGCCTGAAGCATGGCTACGCAGGTGTGATCCTGGATCTGGAGAACGTGGTCCCCGAAGACCGGTCGGCTCTCACCGCTTTCGTGGGCGAGGTGGCACGGGTATTACATATGTCGGGGAAGCGCGTGGCCCTGGCCCTTCCCCCCAAGACGGGGGACGACACTCCTTCCTGGAACGCCGCCTATGACTACCGGGCGCTGTCCCGCCTGGTCGATTACATTGCTCCCATGGCCTATGACTACCACTGGGCGGGGAGCTTTCCGGGAGCGGTGGCCCCGCTGGACTGGGTGCGCGAGGTGGCCTCGTACGCTGCCCGCGTTGCCGGTCCGGAAAGGGTGTGGCTGGGTTTGGCTGCGTATGGATACGAGTGGGTGGCGGGTACCAGCCGGGGGGTGGCCGTCACTGCCTCCCGGGCGCGGGCGGTGGCCTTCGAGAGCGGGGTGACCCACCGCTGGGACGACCGGGCGCAGGCGCCATACTATGAATACGTGCGTGCCGGGTCAAGGCGGATAGTATACTACGAGAACGAGTACTCCTTGGCCCCCAAACTCGATCTGGTGAAGGAGCTGGGGCTGGGCGGTATCACCATCTGGAGGCTGGGTACGGAGGTGCCCGAGATCTGGCCTCTCATCAGCGAGCGGCTGCGCTGAATCGGGAAGGGGGTCGGGCGACTGGCCGGCTCTGTCGCCCTTCCCTATTGCGGCCCGGAGGCCCGGGCGCTGTCAGAAGGAGGCAGTCTCAAACAGTCTCACTGGAGTGCTTGGGCCTCAAGAATTGTACCCCAGTTCACGTGTGGACGGTTTGCCGTTGGTTTGCAACCTGGGGGAGTTCCCGGCCCTCTGGTTTGCAATCCTTGCAAACCGACGAAGAACCAGCACCAATTCCAGTAGACACCGCCCGCGTAAGGCGGGGTGAGAAACCGGTCCGTCCTGGGGGAAGGTTTCCGGGCTCAATTGGCGGTTAGCGCGGGCCTTTGCTTTTTCGCTTCGCCCCGAAGTCCCTTCACTTCGACTCCATGAGGCACCAGAACAGCGTGCTCTGCCCCGACTGGTCGCAATCACGTGGAGTCACGGTCGAAATTAGGCGGATTCCGTAGTACACTACAGTAGAATACGCACCTGCCGGGTCGGAGCAAACGACCAGCCTTGGGGGAGGCGTTGGAGTTTGTGAGGCAGGTCATGCTTGGAGAGGGTGTGGTCGGGGCCACGCTGGCGAAAAGTATTTATGCGCCGGACGGCAGATTACTGGTGAACGCTGGTGTGGTCCTAACCCCCAGCTTGGTCGAGGCTTTACGTGCGCGGGGGTACGGGTGGGTAGTAGTCCAGGATGGTCTCCTTGACGATGTGATAATAGACGACGCTTTGTGCGAAGAGACTCGTGCGATGGCGGCGTCTGCCGTGGCGGGCATGTTCGAAAGGACCGTGCCCGGCAAGAAAGGCCGGGGTGAGAGGATAATCGCTGCCGTTGAACGCATGTTGGATGAGCTGTGGTCGCAACCCGAGGTGGTGTTTTCGATTTCGGCCATACGGTGCCATGAGGGTTACCTGTTTTGGCACTCAGTGGACGTCGCCACTGTGTCCCTGCTGGTGGCAATGGCTTCCGGGTACGACAGGGTAAAGATGCGGGAGTTGGGTGTGGGCGCCTTGTTGCACGACATCGGCATGGTTAAGGTGCCCGTGGAGATCTTGAGAGCGCCGCGTTCGTTGACGAACCAGGAGTTCGAGCGCGTGAAGCTCCACACCACGTTGGGTTACCGGATAATCACTGAGAACAAGGAATTCAGCTATATTGCGGCTCATGCTGCTCTTGAGCATCACGAGAGGCTTGACGGTAGCGGCTACCCCCGTGGCTTACGGGGCGATAAGATTCTGGACATCGGGAGGATAGTGGGCGTGGCAGACGTATTCTGCGCCATGACGGAAGACCGCCCGCACCGCAAAAGGGTTCATCCCCACGAGGCCATCCGGTACTTGAGGGCTTCCGCTGCTAGGTTCGACCAGCGGTTTGTCCGGCGGCTTGCCTTGAGAATGGCCTCTTATCCGAATGGCACATTCGTGCGCCTGAGCACGGGTGATTTTGGCGTCGTGGTGCGTCAGGATAAGCGTGACGGTGAGCGGCCAGTCGTCCGGCTTCTCGCTGACGGCAGAAATAGACCGGTAGAGCCGGTCGAGATCGCATTGGCGGACATGCCGGAGGTACAGGTGAGCCTTGTGGCGGATACGGTTCCGGAGGAGCTTGAACGCGTCCTGGAACTCCGCCTGCTCGGGCAACGAGGCGTGTCTGGGACGCCGAACAGGGTGGACGGTGGTGATTAGGTAACGGCTCCACGCGGTTGGCAGTCCATGTGCTCTCTGCCTGTTCGGCCGACTGTATCGCCCGCATAGTTGACGGCACCGAGGAGACTTACGAATTGCAAGCGATGGGCGATAACAGTTGAGGTAGGTGCGCTGATGCTTCGGACTGCGGAAAACGTGTGGGTGATGGTAATGGCGTGACGAACTCGCGCCTGCGCTTGTCGGCAGGATTTTCGCTGGCCGTCGTGCGCGGCGAGGCGCGCCGCCCGGGAGTTCGAGCATGGTTCCGGACGCGTCATGCCCACCGGTTGGTCACGGAGTGTGGTCAGCATGCGGTCAGAATCGGGGTCGGTGAATTCGGTGGTACATGACGTGCGACAGGATCCGGGGAGCATGGTAAAATGTAACCGCGGCACGAACGGGGTGGAGGAGAAGAATGTGGTACATAGTGAGTTAAAGGGATTGTCCGAAGGCCTCTGGCGCGCCCTGGGGCGGCTGAAGATGGGCCTGGGGGCGTTCTTGGTCCTGCTTGCCCTGGTATCCCTCCCGCAGGGGAAGCCGTTGCTTCTTTTGCTGCTCGGTTTCTTCGCGGCGGGATTCGTTGGGGTGAATGCTGCGGGGCTGGTGTGCCGTCTGGAGCACAGGAGGCTGGCGGAGGTTGCCTCGATGCTGTTTGGGGTCGGGGCGATAAGCTGTCTTGTGGTGGCCACCGGTGGTGCTGACGGGCCGCTGTTGTTTCTGTTCCTGGTTCCGGTGTTCACGCACGGTTTCCGGTCGGGAGCGCGGGCTGCCTACCTGTCGGCGGCAGTCAATTCTGCGGCACTGGCGGTCATCTGTGTGGCTTCGCTGGGGGAAGGTTTTTCGGTCCGGCGCGTGCTGGGACCTGGTGTGGTTGCCGGGGTCATGTGGTTTGAGGCGCGTGCGGTAGCCGTGGTGGTGAGGTATATAGGCGTGCAGCGGGATGAACTCATGCAGCTTGCCCAGCGGGACCCGTTGACGGGGTTGCTCAACCGGCGGTCGCTGTACGATCTGGTGGGGCGTCTGGTGGTGGAGGGAAGGGAGTTTGCGGTGGTTCTGGTGGACCTGGATGGTTTCAAGGCGGCGAACGATGAGCGGGGGCACCTGTTTGGGGACGAGGTGCTGAAGCGGGTGGCGGAGGGGATGCAGCGTGCTGTGCGGCGGGGAGATGTGGTGGCCAGGTACGGTGGGGATGAATTCGCCGTGGTGGTGCCTGGTGGCCGGGAAGAGGGTGAGCATGTCATGCGGCGGCTTGAGGAGGTGGTGGAGAGGGTGAGCCGGGAGATGGAGGTTGATACCGGCCTGTCGGGTGGAGTTGCCGTGTGGCCTGCGGATGGTGCTGCACTGGAGGAGCTTTTGCAGGTAGCCGACCGGAGGCTGTACCGTGCGAAGGAGCTGAAGGGCCGGAAGCGGCTGGCGCTGGAGGTCGTGGAGTAGCCGGGGGGCTGCGGCGCGGGTCAGGGTAGCTGGCGACGGGCGGGCCGGTAGCCGGTGAGATGGAGGTGCGTCAGTGCATTAACTACCATGGCGGAGCGGAGGTTTGCTTTTTACCAAGAG is a genomic window containing:
- a CDS encoding FAD-binding protein gives rise to the protein MGPEGFVNLIEVLADRCTGCESCLGVCPTGAISMREGTAYIGEGCNLCRACLSVCPVEAIVVHEPERGEAAEGQGVWVFVEHRRGRVAPVVYELLGQARQLAGRLGAAVSAVLVGEGVAPLAGELVARGADQVLVVEDPALSDLREEPVAAALADLVWERKPEIFLFGATALGRSLAPRLAARLGTGLTADCTGLDIDPERRLLVQTRPAFGGNLMAVVICPRHRPQMATARPRVFRPLAPDPGRRGEIVSFPVDGSRLLCRTRLLEYAEEVTETVKLEDADIIVAGGRGLGGPESFSLLFELARLLGGAVGASRAAVDAGWIPYYHQVGQTGKTVAPKVYIAVGISGAIQHLAGMSSADVIVAINKNPQAPIFKVANYGIVGDLFAVIPALIEVIRKKRQ
- a CDS encoding glycosyl hydrolase family 18 protein; its protein translation is MDVRMRQWLLVALIVGMLVGSPPVLAARLLAQGAAGPDVVRLQQQLQQAGFDPGPADGVFGPRTAAAVRAFQRARGLMVDGIVGPLTWVALEEGTRKGPVVVGYFYGPGAGESLWSYGQHLTAVADFAFRLSPYGYVSGEPSPDVLAFCRQTGARGWMVVTNESSVGFDPRLAHQLLSSTQARQRAANSLKGLCLKHGYAGVILDLENVVPEDRSALTAFVGEVARVLHMSGKRVALALPPKTGDDTPSWNAAYDYRALSRLVDYIAPMAYDYHWAGSFPGAVAPLDWVREVASYAARVAGPERVWLGLAAYGYEWVAGTSRGVAVTASRARAVAFESGVTHRWDDRAQAPYYEYVRAGSRRIVYYENEYSLAPKLDLVKELGLGGITIWRLGTEVPEIWPLISERLR
- a CDS encoding HD-GYP domain-containing protein, which produces MRQVMLGEGVVGATLAKSIYAPDGRLLVNAGVVLTPSLVEALRARGYGWVVVQDGLLDDVIIDDALCEETRAMAASAVAGMFERTVPGKKGRGERIIAAVERMLDELWSQPEVVFSISAIRCHEGYLFWHSVDVATVSLLVAMASGYDRVKMRELGVGALLHDIGMVKVPVEILRAPRSLTNQEFERVKLHTTLGYRIITENKEFSYIAAHAALEHHERLDGSGYPRGLRGDKILDIGRIVGVADVFCAMTEDRPHRKRVHPHEAIRYLRASAARFDQRFVRRLALRMASYPNGTFVRLSTGDFGVVVRQDKRDGERPVVRLLADGRNRPVEPVEIALADMPEVQVSLVADTVPEELERVLELRLLGQRGVSGTPNRVDGGD
- a CDS encoding GGDEF domain-containing protein gives rise to the protein MRQDPGSMVKCNRGTNGVEEKNVVHSELKGLSEGLWRALGRLKMGLGAFLVLLALVSLPQGKPLLLLLLGFFAAGFVGVNAAGLVCRLEHRRLAEVASMLFGVGAISCLVVATGGADGPLLFLFLVPVFTHGFRSGARAAYLSAAVNSAALAVICVASLGEGFSVRRVLGPGVVAGVMWFEARAVAVVVRYIGVQRDELMQLAQRDPLTGLLNRRSLYDLVGRLVVEGREFAVVLVDLDGFKAANDERGHLFGDEVLKRVAEGMQRAVRRGDVVARYGGDEFAVVVPGGREEGEHVMRRLEEVVERVSREMEVDTGLSGGVAVWPADGAALEELLQVADRRLYRAKELKGRKRLALEVVE